The following coding sequences lie in one Phragmites australis chromosome 8, lpPhrAust1.1, whole genome shotgun sequence genomic window:
- the LOC133927566 gene encoding protein OXIDATIVE STRESS 3 LIKE 1-like: MPIAFEGGRRGGDASFGRRGQCHATAAAGACGGSSSSGRGSDSRAAVVQWDEGDDNGDGEVQSSYRGPFDTMDALQDALPNNRRGVSKFYNGKSSSVLDVADAVSSPQPAKSLANPGNPSPKKRKGFLPFGFSWNKSRSKESISRGGVTNSPKSCRKTLSPAVTSCNPRSSRSNNEHEHCQDPPRHCLQRGHNAMGASASPPTAALRSQLVSVQMQSVSVAGVQDVSESTTSVSPREKRRKSLQ; this comes from the exons ATGCCGATCGCGTTCGAGGGCGGGCGCCGGGGTGGTGACGCCAGCTTCGGCCGCCGGGGCCAGTGCcacgcgacggcggcggcgggggcgtgCGGCGGCTCGTCATCGTCGGGGCGGGGCAGCGACAGCCGGGCGGCAGTGGTTCAGTGGGATGAGGGGGACGACAACGGCGACGGGGAGGTGCAGAGCTCGTACAGGGGACCCTTCGACACAATGGACGCGCTCCAGGATGCACTGCCCAACAACAG GAGAGGAGTATCCAAATTCTACAATGGCAAGTCAAGTTCTGTGCTGGATGTTGCAGACGCTGTATCCTCACCTCAACCTGCAAAAAGCCTTGCCAATCCTGGAAATCCATCCCCTAAGAAGCGCAAGGGTTTTCTTCCATTCGGTTTCAGCTGGAACAAGTCACGGAGTAAAGAGTCAATTTCCAGAGGTGGTGTCACCAACAGCCCAAAGAGTTGCAGGAAGACATTATCTCCGGCTGTTACAAGCTGCAATCCACGCAGCAGCCGGAGCAACAATGAGCACGAGCACTGTCAAGACCCCCCTCGCCATTGCCTGCAGAGAGGACACAATGCAATGGGTGCCTCTGCTTCTCCACCTACTGCTGCGCTTCGATCTCAGTTGGTCTCAGTCCAGATGCAGTCAGTTTCTGTGGCAGGTGTGCAGGATGTGTCAGAGTCCACCACATCGGTTTCTCCTAGAGAGAAGCGCAGGAAGAGTTTGCAGTAG